A single window of Pyxicephalus adspersus chromosome 10, UCB_Pads_2.0, whole genome shotgun sequence DNA harbors:
- the LOC140339842 gene encoding uncharacterized protein codes for CSECGKSFTEHNALLRHQKIHIGERPFPCSECGKTFTTKTTLLIHQRIHTGERPFPCSECGKSFSTNTTLLRHQRIHIDERPFLCSECGKSFTTNSTLLRHLRIHTGERPFSCSECGKSFAEKHKLLIHQRIHTGERPFSCSECGKSFTSQNSLLGHQRIHTGERPFSCLECGKSFTIHKTLLRHLRIHTGERPFSCKECGKSFTTHSTLIRHQRIHTGERPYSCLECGKSFSQIGHFLMHQRSHTGECPYSCSVCGQSFSGKNKLVRHQSVHTGERPYACSECGKSFSYKSSLLRHQSAHRGERPYSCSECGKAFTAKASLLTHQLIHTGVRPYSCSECRKSFTSHKTLLKHRRIHTGERPFSCSECGKSFRQKQTLEQHQTVHTGERPYSCSDCEK; via the coding sequence tgttcagagtgtgggaaatcaTTTACTGAACACAACGCACTTCTCAGACACCAGAAAATTCACATCGGTGAACGTCCTTTtccatgttcagagtgtggaaaaaCATTTACTACCAAAACTACACTTCTTatacaccagagaattcacactggTGAACGTCCTTTTCcatgttcagagtgcgggaaatcATTTTCTACCAACACTACACTTCTGagacaccagagaattcacatcGATGAACGGCCTTTTttatgttcagagtgtgggaaatcaTTTACCACTAACTCTACACTTCTTAGACATCTGAGAATTCACACCGGTGAACGTCCTTTTTCATGCTCAGAGTGCGGGAAATCATTTGCTGAAAAGCACAAACTTCTCatacaccagagaattcacaccgGTGAACGTCCcttttcatgttcagagtgtgggaaatcaTTTACGAGCCAAAATTCACTTCTCggacaccagagaattcacaccggtgaacgtcctttttcatgtttagaGTGCGGGAAATCATTTACTATCCACAAGACACTTCTTAGACATCTGAGAATTCACACTGGTGAACGTCCTTTTTCATGCAAAGAGTGCGGGAAATCATTTACTACCCACAGTACACTTATTagacaccagagaattcacacaggtgaacgtccttaTTCCTGTCTAGAATGCGGGAAAAGTTTTAGTCAGATTGGACATTTTCTTATGCACCAGAGGAGTCACACAGGTGAGTGTCCATATTCATGCTCAGTGTGTGGGCAAAGTTTTAGTGGGAAAAATAAACTTGTTAGACACCAGTCagttcacacaggtgagcgtccatATGCATGCTCagagtgtggaaaaagttttagtTATAAATCATCACTACTTCGTCACCAGTCAGCTCACAGGGGTGAGCgtccatattcatgttctgagtGTGGAAAAGCTTTCACTGCAAAGGCATCACTTCTTACACACCAATTGATTCATACAGGTGTGCGCCCTTATTCTTGTTCAGAATGCAGGAAATCATTTACTAGCCACAAAACACTTCTCAAACACcggagaattcacacaggtgagcgtccatTTTCCTGTTCAGAATGCGGGAAAAGTTTTAGACAGAAACAAACACTTGAACAACACCAGACAgttcacacaggtgaacgtccttaTTCCTGTTCAGATTGTGAGAAATGA